TCGACGCCCTGATGAATAAATACCCATCTCCATCCCAGGACGAGCTCCATCCAGAGATCTACGCTGAGAAAGCCTGGACCCTGATGAAGTTCAGCAAAGAACATAAGAAAGAGGCTGTAGATTACTTCCAGAGAGCCATCAGGATGCAGCCGGACATGGTGGAGTGGAACACCAGCTACATCTTAGGGTTAGTGTATACTTGTgatcacagagacagagggcTGAAGGCTGACCTTCTGGAGAAAATGAGAATGGCCAAGGAACAGGATCCAGAGAACTTGTTCCTTGCTGCTCACTACTTAACTCTACGTGCTGACCGCggagaagaaatcaaagatgaagCACGTGAGTTAGCCAGAAAGGTTTTGAGAAATCCTGTGAGCAGCTACAGTGGTATTAAACCATtactaaatgtttacagttacTATGTTTCTATTGATGAAGCCATTGATTTGGCAGAGGAGGCTCTGAAAACCCATCCAGATGAGCGTTATCTGAAGAGATGTGCTGCACACTGCTACAAATGCAAGCTCATTTATTTCAGGGAGAGTCGTCTAGAGCAAAGCGTGATAGACAGAGCAATCAGTCTCCATAAAGAGGTGATTGCTCTTCACCCTGATTCTTCACTTGCAAAGAAAATAGACCTTGCAAGTATATACGCAAAGTCAAATTACAGCCAGGATAAAGCTGAGCAGATATACCAGGAACTGCTAGAAAGTGATGGGGAACCTGCAGTCAAACAGAGGATTTACAACTGCTATGCAAAACATTTATACTTCTATCGACAAGACAGCAAAGGGTCAGTACGATATCACATGAAGGTGGCAAAGATACCGCAAAGAAATATCTATCGGAAGACCAGCATCACAACCCTGAAGAAGATTAGAGACAGAGGCAGGAGCCACATGTGTAGAGAAATAGAGGAGTTTCTGGAAAACCTGTGAGAGCCGTAGTGTTTCTAAAAGCACTGGTTCTAAATCCAGATTAAATGTAggtacatacattacattatattgatTACATAGATCAGGAAAACCTGATCCTTCTGTTGGTCTGCTGGTCCAGAAGCAGCAACACCTTATTCAGAACATGTACGATCAACtcgttgttggttttggtcttttaatgGTTATCACAAAGATATGTATCATATAAAGACAACTGTCTGCACTTTAGTACAGTTAATACAAGACAAAGGCTGTTATGTGggtgtttttatgtttgcacCGTACAGTAGCACTTTTAATTTCGTTGTATGTaattacaatgacaataaagtcaattcgattaaaaaaaagttgattctaattcaaaataaaaataacttttataTTGACTCTGAAAACCTGTCAGCAGTAGTACACTAGATCTGTATCAAACAAGCTGAATCATTTAATTACACTGGTCCTTTAAATAAGATCCACTGTGGACACGTTCAGAAGTCATTACATGATTAATTCAATCATAGTAAAATAAGTACATAATACTCTGAAAAATAAACAGTTGTTAATGTAATAGTTAATTTGATGTATAACCTGAATATGATCGCCATTTGTAGCCTACACGATACTATTAAATATACATTATATCAACTAAGAAATCCTCTTTATGTTTTTTGGTGGTAACTATATATTCTTGTACCCTAAACATTCAGGACGATGATGGACGTCAATCAAACTACAACTTTGAAAAGCTGCGgccaaatagttttttttgctttcaacTTTTAAGCGAACACAGAtgagcattaaacacacacaactgtatAACAATATCTCCAAGTATATATGTGAacagatgaaaaataattgAGGCTTTTGTGTATGAGTGTGAAGTAACCAAACAGTAACCTGGCAGCAGAGCGTCATAATGCAGGTGTCTCACGGTAACTGTTGTCATACCGACactctgcagacagacagacgctgCTCAAAGGGTCCACATAGATCTCTGCACACACTGGTTCTCTGTAGAATTGCACAGAGTTTTTGTGTAGCTTTTGTACAAAGCACTGTGTTACATTGATTTGTATGAAATGTGcaatagaaataaagtttgattgattgactaACAGTAAGCAAACTAAAACAGTAGCCTACTGGCAACCCTGCTGGCATCTTGGGTCTGAATATTTCACTGTGGCATCATAACATAGCTTCAAGAAGAAGAACATTTAAAATCAACTTAAGAGAAAATATATTATGACAAAGTGAGTCATGCTTTTTTCCAAGTGTGTTTCTAGGTTTCCATTCCTGGGAAACGAAAGTCAAGATGAGATAGTAAAAAAGAAAGTTAACATTGAAAACGCCCCGCCTCAAACATCCGCTCCGACTTCAGCGTGACTATTTAAAGCTGCGTGCTTCAACAACATACTTTTATATACAAAGTCAAATTACAGCCAGGATAAAGCTGAGCAGATATACCAGGAACTGCTAGATAAGATCTGGAACCTGCAGACAAACAGATGCTTTACAAGGTCTATGCAAAACATGAATACTTTAATCAACAAGACAGAGAAGGGTCACTACGATATCACATGAAGGTGGCAGAGATACCGCTAGAATGTATTAGAGGAGGAGTTTCTGACAAACCTGCAAGACCTATAATGTATTTAACATTCGCCCAAAGCAAAGCTTGATAAACAGAGCAATCAGTCTTCATAAAGAGGTGATTGCTCTTTACCCTCTTTCTTTCCTTATGAAGAAAATAGAACTCGCAAATATAAATGCAAAGTTATCTTACGGCCAGGAAAACACGTAGCAGATATACCAGGACATATACCCCGCCCCCACACTgacgcaccacccggagaaaaaagtgagagaaataaaaaaggagaggtcgcagttcggacgatgactacccggttgagattgtgtgtgtgtgtgtgtgtgtgtgtgtgtgtgtgtgtgtgtgtgtgtgtgtgtgtgtgtgtgtgcgtgtgtgtgtgtgtgtgtgtgtgtgtgtgtgtgtgtgtcctcgagatctgacaacacacaaacacacgtagcagagctacccacacccatgtttgtactgttgcttaattaaataaaacatcagaagagagaagttgtctccgtccgtgttttaaacagacacacctggggcgaagttggaaaccagaatcagctttaaatccagtcctaatctagtcctcactaacacgggcccaattatagtaactacatgaaaacttcactgttgttgcatgaaatgtggtttgtgtttagcctacatcatcagtttctatcaggtgaaataagaggataagccagcctggtggccaagctgcagacagatgctcctcaacagtcagcgccccctgctggtcataaggggcctctgcacccctttcgtttcagaccctcccaccagcctttgggccacgcctcctcatttacattgacatgtgtcaagtccaaatgaaaagccaatgttaaatgtaaattcaaaagccaaatattaaatccaaatggaaaagccaaatggaaaattaaaaaaaaataatatttttaatttgatcaatggaaaattaaaaaaaataataatatttttaatttgatctcgcttcgttttctctttggactttcaatttgaattatgaataaatatttcctccatactgGGTGCAGGGGTGCTGGTTgggtgtgggggggtggggtaATTAGTAATTAGTAAGTAATTAGTTAAGATGCTAAAAATTATGCTATCATGCAGAGACACGGAAGAAGATATTTTTGGCAGGGGTTGCTGGGGTGCTGGGGTAGGGGGTCCCACGGTCCACGTAGTGTCTAAAGATACTATGTTACACAGGCTCTGTACTCTGCAGACCACTctacctctgtctctcttttaaaCACACTCGCCTCTCCCCTCCATGAAGTACAGCTGAGCAGACTCCAAAAACCAGCGATGAAAAAAGTAGGCCTATCTAAatatctgtgtgaatgtgtgcatataaactaaaatgttatttactgtatatagtgCAACCAatgtaaattatatattattagcaATACATGCATAATCAAAATGTATGTTAAAACAAGGAGCTCGATGCACCAAAATTGGTTTTCTAGATGACAATGTATGATtattttaaaacaaccactagTAGATTAAGTGTTCATAAACCGCATAACGGCCAAAAAAAGGCCTAAATGCCACAAAGTAACAGACTATGCAAAATCTTTCTTTTCCGACAATATGTGACAAATTCTAAAAAGTTACAGACTATTTGTTTCTTTATAATAGGCATGCATAAATAACAATCATACTAGGCTAAATATAGGCTACCATCTGGGCCTGCATGGCGGCAGGAAAAAGACACAGAGTTGTCAGACACCGTGTCTCTACCTTAAGATGATTTCGGTACACCAAACATAGATTTGTGCTCTGGAGTTTGGCTGATAAACTCTGCCATGAGACCCTGAATATCCAGATCATCCAAAATGAGACACTTCACTGGAGACAAAGTACTGTCGCGCTGTAACAGCTCAGTGggctctctctgtcactttttAGACGTTTTATGTGTTGGACACTGTGTGGAAACTGGGTGGCTCGGTGGATAAACGCATTGGGAGAATAACTGATGTTGCATCTCCATACTGTATGAGCACATAGGGAGCATAGAACTCCTGCCTCGATAAACATACATGCATTAGAAGGCGCGGCTTGTCAATACCATGGTGGTCACGTTGGTGTATCTCTCCAATGAACAGCAGCATCCAATGCGGTATCTAAACATATAGAGTATATATGATTTAAATGAAGGCACAGTTCAGGGTGTGGTCTGAGCAAGGACGCCAGAAGTAGGGGAGGAGCCATTTctatcttccttccttccttccctcctccttcctccacATGAAATCAACAGGGATTATCCAAACACTTTAAGGCATGTTACATTGACTTACTGTTGATGTTATTTTTATTCTCCATCAGTGCTACTCAGAGTCAAACATCACTGGAGTCCAAACTGGAGGCCCTGCAGTGCCACTTCACCTGGGATCTGGACCCCAGCAAGTCCATGCTGTTACGTTGAAAGGAAAAGTTCGAAGACATCGGCACCGAGGAGGGAAACAGCTGGCTGGGTCACATTTACAACCTGCGGGGGTTTGTTCAGTACAAGCTGGGGTTCACCGAAGACGCCCAGAGTTTCTTCAACAAGGCTGCAGAGGCCTTCAGCAAGATAAGAAACGCAGATGAGGGTCCCTGGTTGGTGGTGAACTACGGGAACCTGGCGTGGCTGCACCACCACCTGGGAGACCAAGCAGAGAGTCAGGCTTATCTGTCAAAGGTCGACGCCCTGATGAATAAATACCCATCTCCATCCCAGGATGAGCTCCATCCAGAGATCTACGCTGAGAAAGCCTGGACCCTGATGAAGTTCAGCAGAGAACAAAAGATACGGGCTGCAGATTACTTCCAGAGAGCCATCAGGATGCAGCCAGACATGGTGGAGTGGAACACCAGCTACGTCTTAGGGTTAGTGGGCTctttcagacaaaacaaaaagctgAAGGCTGACGTCTTGGAGAAAATGAGAATGGCCAAGGAACAGGATCCAGAGAACTTGTACCTCGCTGTTCACTACCTTCATCAATGTGTTCAGAATGGAGAGAGAATCGAAGAAGAAGCACGTGAGTTAGCCAGAAAGGTTTTGAAGAATCCTGTCAGCAGCTACAGTGGTATTAAACCATTACTAAAGGTTTACAGTTACTATGTTTCTATTGATGAAGCCATTGATTTGATAGAGGAGGCTCTGAAAACCCATCCAGATGAGCGTTATCTGAAGAGATGCGCTGCACTCTGCTACAAATGGAAAATCCTTTATTTCAGTGACAGTCGCCCAAAACCAAGCGTGATAGACAGAGCAATCAGTCTCCATGAAGAGGTGATTGCTCTTTATCCTGATTCTTTCCTTATGAAGAAAATAGAACTCGCAAATATATATGCAAAGTTAAATTACGGCCAGGCCGAAGCTGAGCAGATATATCAGGAACTGCTAGAAAGTGATCTGGAACCTGCAGACAAACAGATGCTCTACAACAACTATGCAATACATTTACACCTCCATTGTAGGGATTACCAAAGGTCAATACAATATCACATGAAGGTGGCAGCGATACCGCATCAATTCTCCCATCGATGGAACAGCATCACTACTCTGAAGAAGATTAGAGACAGAGGCAGGAGCCACATGTGTAGAGAAATAGAGGAGTTTCTGGAAAACCTGCAAGAGCCATAGTGTTTCTAAAAGCACTTTATGGAAGACAAAGTTctgttaaataataaaaacctttACATTTATTCTGGAAAACTGTCAGCAGTAGTACACTAGATATATGAAACAAGCTGAATCATTTAATAACACTGGTCACTTAAATAACATCCACTGTGGACACGTTCAAATGTCGTCCTCCTTAACCATGGTGTTTATTATATTCCTGTTGTGATGAATTGTCTTTCCTTTGCACTGTATTTTAAGTTTATATAACAACATTATACTCTGTGTATGAAGTTTACTTTGCtgtaagaaaaataaatggTTGGTAATGTAATAATTAGTTTGACATATAACCTGAATATGATCGCTATTTGTGCACACACAATAGTATTAAATATACATTATGTGAACTAACAAAtccttgttttgtgtgtttgttgtgttttggtgGTAACTATACAAGACATTCATGTATTCTAcatgtggtgtcttaaatagtaatgctgtgatgctgtatgaagaggaatccgccgacactgatcttgattataaaaaggtttattacaagcaaagattcagcatcaattttacaaactcctgcagagagcttggagaacgaccaacccaaacctcaaaatttgccgctctgccttttctttgtgtgaacaatgtatatatatcctatgcattgtgtcaacataggacgtgatatgtgtgagtataccattggatggataactgaccaatcgatgcctgttatctggcacaactccaaaaaaggtctcttctgtcttggggggacctctgctcatgttaacaatttccagatgttctcagtgaatgtagagtaaagttcatgcatctccttataccaactattaaaacaaagtgtatagaatgttataggttgtcaatataccacatttccccccttcgagacttaataaagtctcgaaaaacaaaaagagtaggaataacatttctcattacaacatgttccttataatataactttcggGGTGTAAACAAACTTATAGGgtgtaacaaaatgaaatcgttggagtgtgagagcgaaaaacccatctggcagctgCCTTTCCAAAtagccatcaatcaatcaagataggaaaactctctcacggtccctctgcctaggcgaccaccttagtactccagatcaattagaaaataaatctttatcaatttatgtagaattatggtttaagcaaatacatgtg
This sequence is a window from Sander lucioperca isolate FBNREF2018 chromosome 11, SLUC_FBN_1.2, whole genome shotgun sequence. Protein-coding genes within it:
- the LOC118496206 gene encoding interferon-induced protein with tetratricopeptide repeats 5-like — protein: MMSAAQSQTTLESKLEALQCHFTWDLETSKSIFLHLRDHLEDIGTEEGNSWLGHIYNLRGFIQYKLGFTEDAQSFFNKAAEAFRRIRNADEGPWLVVNYGNLAWLHHHLGDQAESQAYLSKVDALMNKYPSPSQDELHPEIYAEKAWTLMKFSKEHKKEAVDYFQRAIRMQPDMVEWNTSYILGLVYTCDHRDRGLKADLLEKMRMAKEQDPENLFLAAHYLTLRADRGEEIKDEARELARKVLRNPVSSYSGIKPLLNVYSYYVSIDEAIDLAEEALKTHPDERYLKRCAAHCYKCKLIYFRESRLEQSVIDRAISLHKEVIALHPDSSLAKKIDLASIYAKSNYSQDKAEQIYQELLESDGEPAVKQRIYNCYAKHLYFYRQDSKGSVRYHMKVAKIPQRNIYRKTSITTLKKIRDRGRSHMCREIEEFLENL